In Shouchella patagoniensis, the following are encoded in one genomic region:
- a CDS encoding oligosaccharide flippase family protein — protein MKYVLTRHAFAYLLSHGVPAMIGFLGIAVYSRLLSPEEYGRYALVFAVAAMVNAVLFEWLKVSVLRLNKNDVQKDVFYMTVKASFVGLMSVSLALATVFFLVSNWLPWPLLVLTLFLTWGQSWYQLNLSLLRAELNPLRYGRVAFARAVLGLVLAVSFIAAGFAEIGLLVGLILGLAFSVAPLFVKRWGFKLNRSKISKPLLKQFASYGLPLTITMLLGMIIHQSDRIIISSMLGVESTGMYAITYDLTEQSIFTLMLIVNLAAFPLAVKALEEHGEIAAHKQVKANTGMLLAIGMPMLVGLILTRESVAYLFLGEPFRDTAVTLIPYIAVGALLKGFKLYGIDILFHLTKQTKLQIVPVVVAAVANVVLTIVLIPVYGLEGAALATVVAYALSIALSWFIVHKQMTRLPFPFKEFVKILCATAVMATTIWPFLGGEGLSSFLIQVLVGISSYGFVYGLFHYEQLLMLLKRSGNKEKCK, from the coding sequence GTGAAGTATGTGCTAACAAGACATGCATTTGCCTATTTACTATCGCACGGTGTGCCGGCAATGATAGGTTTTTTAGGAATTGCTGTTTATTCTAGGTTGTTATCACCAGAAGAGTATGGGAGATATGCCCTTGTTTTTGCTGTGGCAGCGATGGTAAACGCAGTTTTATTTGAATGGCTAAAAGTCAGTGTGTTACGTCTTAACAAGAATGATGTTCAGAAAGATGTTTTTTATATGACTGTTAAAGCATCATTCGTCGGTTTGATGAGTGTGAGTCTTGCTTTAGCTACTGTTTTTTTTCTTGTTAGTAACTGGCTTCCTTGGCCATTGCTTGTATTGACTTTGTTTTTAACATGGGGGCAATCCTGGTATCAATTAAATTTATCTTTATTGCGTGCAGAGCTTAATCCACTTCGTTACGGGAGGGTCGCATTTGCACGTGCGGTGTTAGGTCTTGTGCTCGCTGTTTCCTTTATTGCTGCAGGTTTTGCGGAAATCGGGCTGTTGGTTGGTTTAATTTTAGGATTAGCCTTCTCAGTTGCTCCGTTATTCGTCAAGCGGTGGGGGTTTAAATTGAACCGCTCAAAAATCAGTAAGCCTTTGCTAAAACAATTTGCTTCTTATGGACTGCCACTTACAATAACGATGCTCCTTGGTATGATCATTCATCAATCGGATCGAATTATTATTAGTAGTATGCTCGGAGTAGAGTCAACGGGAATGTATGCAATTACGTATGATTTAACAGAGCAATCCATTTTTACGTTGATGTTGATTGTCAATTTAGCTGCTTTTCCTCTTGCAGTAAAAGCTTTAGAAGAACATGGTGAAATCGCTGCACATAAACAAGTGAAAGCAAATACCGGAATGCTTTTAGCAATTGGAATGCCAATGCTTGTAGGTTTAATTTTAACAAGGGAATCTGTCGCATACTTGTTTTTAGGAGAACCCTTTCGTGATACAGCGGTTACATTAATTCCCTATATTGCTGTTGGAGCCCTGTTAAAAGGATTTAAGCTTTATGGAATTGATATTCTTTTTCATTTAACGAAGCAAACAAAATTGCAAATTGTTCCGGTCGTTGTTGCTGCTGTCGCGAATGTTGTGCTGACAATTGTGCTTATTCCTGTGTATGGGTTGGAAGGAGCTGCGTTAGCAACAGTTGTTGCATATGCGTTGTCGATTGCGTTGAGTTGGTTCATCGTCCATAAACAAATGACGAGACTGCCATTTCCATTTAAAGAGTTTGTAAAGATTTTGTGTGCAACAGCAGTGATGGCAACTACGATTTGGCCCTTTCTAGGAGGGGAAGGACTCAGTTCTTTTCTTATACAAGTATTGGTTGGAATAAGTAGTTATGGGTTCGTATATGGCTTATTCCATTATGAACAACTTCTTATGCTCTTAAAACGAAGCGGGAATAAGGAGAAATGTAAATGA
- a CDS encoding helix-turn-helix transcriptional regulator — translation MLKQSSKDKILELLKKQVELSVSQLAKELNLTHIAVRKQVNLLLKDGFINYREEKQEMGRPVQLFSVSVKGERLFPKNYEGMTVDFLNDIQDLHGDESVRYLFKKREHRLTENYYKRLVGKSAVDKMEELATIQNEKGYMADVKQTNENTFELIEHNCPVFEVAKQYKAACTCETAMFKNVLGTEQVDRVTCQSDGDSHCRFIMSFTEEEMKRFS, via the coding sequence ATGTTAAAGCAATCATCAAAAGATAAAATCCTCGAATTACTCAAAAAACAAGTAGAGCTGAGTGTCAGTCAGCTTGCCAAAGAACTTAACCTTACACACATCGCTGTGAGAAAACAGGTTAATTTGCTTCTAAAGGATGGTTTTATAAACTATCGGGAAGAAAAGCAAGAAATGGGTAGACCGGTACAATTGTTTTCTGTTTCTGTAAAAGGGGAACGTCTTTTTCCAAAGAATTATGAAGGCATGACAGTTGATTTTTTAAATGATATTCAAGATTTACATGGAGATGAGTCGGTTAGATACTTATTTAAAAAAAGAGAACATCGTTTGACGGAGAATTATTATAAACGATTAGTAGGAAAATCGGCAGTAGATAAAATGGAAGAACTTGCTACCATTCAAAATGAAAAAGGATATATGGCAGATGTGAAGCAGACTAATGAAAATACTTTTGAATTAATTGAGCATAACTGTCCAGTCTTCGAAGTAGCAAAACAGTATAAAGCAGCTTGTACATGTGAAACAGCAATGTTTAAAAACGTACTTGGAACAGAGCAAGTTGATCGTGTCACATGCCAATCTGACGGAGATAGCCACTGTAGATTTATCATGTCATTTACAGAAGAAGAGATGAAAAGATTTAGCTAG
- a CDS encoding superoxide dismutase has translation MAHKLPELGFSFDALEPTIDKTTMEIHHGKHHQTYVTNLNNVLESEVSLQNETLIDLLKKIDALPEAIQTAVRNNGGGHLNHTLFWEIIAPATGENEPNSALKAAIDDTFGSFDSFKETFTRAATTRFGSGWAWLVVNANKELEVYSTPNQDNPIMDGKHAILGLDVWEHAYYLNYQNRRPEYIENFFSIINWQVVSKKYELAIG, from the coding sequence ATGGCACATAAACTACCAGAACTAGGTTTTTCATTTGATGCGCTAGAACCAACGATTGACAAAACAACAATGGAAATTCATCATGGAAAACATCATCAAACGTATGTAACAAACTTGAATAATGTATTAGAGAGTGAAGTAAGTTTACAAAATGAAACACTGATTGATTTACTCAAAAAGATTGACGCTCTTCCGGAAGCAATTCAAACTGCCGTGCGCAATAACGGAGGTGGACATTTAAACCACACGTTATTCTGGGAAATTATCGCACCCGCAACCGGGGAAAACGAACCTAACTCTGCACTAAAAGCCGCGATTGATGATACTTTCGGTAGCTTTGACTCCTTTAAAGAAACATTTACCAGAGCTGCTACAACTCGCTTTGGTTCTGGTTGGGCTTGGCTCGTCGTAAACGCTAACAAAGAATTAGAAGTATACAGCACACCGAACCAAGATAATCCAATCATGGACGGGAAGCACGCTATTCTTGGTCTGGATGTTTGGGAACACGCATATTATTTAAATTACCAAAACCGTCGCCCTGAATACATTGAAAATTTCTTTTCAATTATTAATTGGCAGGTAGTTTCTAAAAAGTATGAACTGGCGATTGGCTAA
- a CDS encoding DUF1450 domain-containing protein — MGIIVVEICESSLINEVDVESILEVEYPEVAVIMNECMSFCGMCAVRPYAIVNGKKIFGQTAKECIAKIQDRIELELALYQI, encoded by the coding sequence ATGGGCATTATTGTCGTGGAAATTTGTGAAAGTAGCCTTATTAATGAGGTAGACGTTGAATCTATACTTGAAGTTGAATACCCCGAGGTAGCTGTTATTATGAATGAGTGTATGTCCTTTTGCGGCATGTGTGCAGTGCGCCCTTACGCGATTGTAAATGGCAAAAAGATATTTGGACAAACAGCTAAAGAATGTATAGCAAAAATACAAGACCGCATTGAATTAGAGCTTGCCCTATACCAAATTTAA
- a CDS encoding indolepyruvate ferredoxin oxidoreductase subunit alpha — protein MAFVVLSPCIGEKAGECVDVCPVDCIEEGEDQYFINPDICIDCGACQGVCPVDAIVEEYEMHEADAPYLKKAETFFGIE, from the coding sequence ATGGCATTTGTAGTTTTAAGTCCGTGCATCGGTGAAAAAGCAGGAGAATGTGTTGATGTCTGTCCTGTTGATTGTATAGAAGAAGGGGAAGACCAATATTTCATTAATCCAGACATTTGCATCGACTGTGGAGCGTGCCAAGGCGTTTGTCCTGTAGATGCAATTGTTGAGGAATATGAAATGCACGAGGCAGATGCACCATACTTGAAAAAAGCAGAAACTTTTTTTGGAATTGAATAA
- a CDS encoding sensor histidine kinase, with protein MFELMLLMLERLGLIVMLAFIATRLRFFRNMVFSTSLTSKHKLTAVLFFGIFGIIGTYSGVTFQSESLIFQRITFGIPEDAAIANFRVIGIVLAGLFGGYKVGLGAGLIAGVHRIMLGGFTAFSCGIATIIAGVIAAHYRSRNPQAISQPMHIFLLGALAETVQMGLIALLASPTTAAISLVQTIGIPMIIANGIGCALFLLIIQSVTKEEQKAGALQAQKSLRIAEQTLAHFKHGLTNKSAGEVCQILYKELNACAVAMTNKHTILAHMGVAADHHKANMAIQTKLTTEVMEQKQMIIAGDNEIHCKESNCPLGAAVIAPLIIRTEVVGTLKFYYHSKKEITELETELLSGLTNLLSSQLELAEADRAYQLAKEAEVNALQAQISPHFLFNTLNTAISLIRIDPMKARTMLHSLSQFLRQNVSATTMKLHPLSEELNHIKAYLSIEEVRFEDRLTVIYNIDEHVLKVAIPPLTLQPLVENAMKHGFKNKRSDCRICISVREEQDSVLLSVEDNGEGFDPIKLSKAGNEPLATTTGTGIGLYNSNKRLQLKFGRSASLIFSSNRNEGTTVRFYIPKQTRKDNQQDES; from the coding sequence ATGTTTGAACTTATGCTCTTAATGTTAGAGCGTCTCGGCCTGATCGTCATGCTTGCTTTTATTGCCACAAGACTGCGCTTTTTCCGTAATATGGTCTTTTCCACAAGCTTAACAAGCAAACATAAATTAACCGCGGTTTTGTTTTTTGGTATTTTTGGGATCATTGGAACGTATTCTGGCGTCACATTCCAATCAGAGTCGCTTATATTTCAAAGAATTACATTCGGTATTCCAGAAGATGCAGCGATTGCTAATTTTCGCGTCATTGGCATTGTCTTAGCCGGATTATTTGGGGGCTATAAAGTTGGCCTCGGCGCGGGGCTTATAGCAGGTGTTCACCGAATTATGTTAGGGGGGTTCACGGCTTTTTCATGCGGAATTGCAACCATTATCGCAGGCGTAATAGCTGCACATTATCGCTCAAGAAACCCCCAAGCTATTAGTCAACCTATGCACATCTTCCTACTTGGCGCACTTGCAGAAACGGTACAGATGGGTTTAATTGCCCTTCTAGCATCTCCAACAACTGCGGCTATTTCCCTTGTTCAAACCATTGGAATACCTATGATTATTGCAAATGGAATTGGCTGTGCACTCTTCTTACTCATTATACAGAGTGTAACAAAAGAAGAACAAAAAGCCGGTGCCTTACAAGCCCAAAAAAGCTTACGTATCGCAGAACAAACTTTAGCTCATTTCAAACATGGTTTAACAAACAAATCCGCCGGTGAAGTCTGTCAGATCTTATATAAAGAGTTAAATGCATGTGCAGTCGCTATGACAAACAAACATACGATTCTTGCACACATGGGTGTTGCTGCAGATCATCATAAAGCGAATATGGCGATACAAACGAAACTAACAACAGAAGTGATGGAACAAAAACAAATGATTATTGCAGGAGATAATGAGATTCACTGTAAAGAATCAAACTGCCCTTTAGGCGCAGCAGTAATTGCTCCATTAATTATCCGGACAGAAGTTGTGGGGACTCTTAAGTTCTATTACCATTCAAAAAAAGAGATAACTGAACTAGAGACGGAATTGCTATCAGGGTTGACTAACCTACTCAGTAGTCAACTTGAATTAGCCGAAGCAGACCGTGCCTACCAACTTGCAAAAGAGGCTGAAGTTAATGCACTCCAAGCACAAATTAGCCCTCATTTTTTGTTTAATACATTAAATACGGCAATTTCACTTATTCGTATTGATCCAATGAAAGCACGTACGATGCTCCACTCTCTTTCTCAATTTTTAAGACAAAATGTTTCTGCAACGACAATGAAACTACACCCTCTCTCTGAAGAGCTAAATCATATTAAAGCTTATTTATCAATTGAAGAAGTTCGCTTTGAAGATCGTCTAACAGTTATATACAATATCGATGAGCATGTACTTAAAGTGGCGATTCCACCACTCACTTTACAGCCATTAGTAGAGAATGCGATGAAACACGGCTTTAAAAACAAACGTTCCGATTGTAGAATTTGCATTTCCGTGCGAGAAGAACAAGACTCTGTACTTCTATCTGTTGAAGATAACGGCGAAGGATTTGATCCAATAAAACTAAGTAAAGCGGGTAATGAACCACTTGCTACTACGACAGGAACAGGGATTGGCCTCTATAATAGCAATAAACGCTTACAACTAAAGTTTGGCCGTTCAGCTTCTCTCATTTTTTCGTCCAACCGCAATGAAGGAACAACCGTACGTTTTTATATACCAAAACAAACTAGAAAGGATAACCAACAGGATGAATCATAA
- a CDS encoding LytR/AlgR family response regulator transcription factor produces the protein MNHKSIRTFVADDEKYSREELLYLLRFFPQIDVIGEAQSGQETVAKIMELQPDLLFLDIEMPEMNGTDVASMVKQMKKPPLIVFATAYPQFAVEAFQLQAKGYLIKPIDETRLAETIAQVEEALCRATNDELAKPLAKLAVEGSDSIHFLEPETIAYVYRDDKSSKVITHTSAYETRLPLKELEIRLSPYSFFRVHKSYLVNTSLITEMNAWFNGAYQLSLKGIREQIPVSRNYVKPLRAKIEL, from the coding sequence ATGAATCATAAATCAATCCGCACTTTCGTCGCTGATGATGAAAAATACAGCCGAGAAGAATTGCTTTACTTGCTTCGTTTTTTCCCACAAATCGACGTCATTGGCGAAGCCCAGTCCGGTCAAGAGACAGTTGCTAAAATCATGGAATTACAACCTGATCTTCTGTTTTTAGATATTGAAATGCCCGAGATGAATGGAACTGATGTAGCATCAATGGTGAAGCAAATGAAAAAACCTCCATTAATTGTATTCGCAACTGCTTATCCTCAATTCGCAGTTGAAGCATTTCAATTACAAGCAAAAGGCTATTTGATAAAACCAATAGATGAAACACGTTTAGCTGAAACAATTGCTCAAGTTGAAGAAGCATTGTGCCGTGCTACCAATGATGAATTAGCAAAGCCCTTAGCAAAGTTGGCAGTTGAAGGAAGTGATTCCATTCACTTTTTAGAACCAGAAACAATTGCCTATGTCTACCGTGATGATAAAAGTTCAAAAGTGATTACTCATACAAGTGCATATGAAACAAGATTACCTCTCAAAGAACTTGAAATACGATTATCACCCTATTCATTTTTTAGAGTGCATAAAAGCTACTTAGTAAATACATCACTTATTACTGAAATGAACGCTTGGTTTAATGGTGCGTATCAACTTTCTTTAAAAGGAATTAGGGAACAGATCCCAGTCAGCCGCAATTATGTTAAACCACTTCGTGCAAAAATCGAACTTTAA